The proteins below are encoded in one region of Sphingobium yanoikuyae:
- a CDS encoding 2-keto-4-pentenoate hydratase: protein MSNYEDVAARLRAAYAGPALDPLRDVLDPTDADGAYAVQAINTGFWANQGRRIVGRKVGLTAKAVQAQLGVDQPDFGVLFDDMAIDNDGLLSPEQVLQPKAEAEVAIVLAADLDLPDATAADVAAATAHAIAAIEIVDSRIADWKISFADTVADNGSSAFFVLGETRKPLDGLDLYTCGMALEVNGQLASLGAGAACLGHPLEAAAWLARTLAAAGDPLRAGDIVLTGALGPMVALKPGDRVEAKIGGLGRVAFRYGN from the coding sequence GTGAGCAATTATGAGGATGTGGCGGCGCGGCTGCGCGCCGCTTATGCGGGACCTGCCCTGGACCCGCTCCGGGATGTGCTCGATCCAACCGATGCGGACGGCGCTTACGCCGTTCAGGCGATCAACACCGGCTTCTGGGCGAACCAGGGGCGCCGCATCGTCGGCCGCAAGGTCGGGCTGACCGCCAAGGCAGTGCAAGCGCAACTGGGTGTCGATCAGCCGGATTTCGGCGTGCTGTTCGATGACATGGCAATCGACAATGATGGCCTGCTTTCGCCCGAACAGGTCCTGCAGCCAAAGGCCGAAGCCGAAGTCGCCATCGTGCTCGCCGCGGATTTAGACCTTCCCGATGCGACGGCCGCTGACGTGGCGGCCGCAACCGCCCATGCGATTGCGGCCATCGAGATCGTCGACAGCCGCATAGCCGACTGGAAGATCAGCTTTGCCGATACGGTCGCCGACAATGGGTCTTCCGCCTTTTTCGTGCTGGGCGAGACCAGGAAGCCGCTCGATGGGCTCGACCTTTACACCTGCGGGATGGCGCTCGAAGTGAACGGGCAGCTTGCTTCGCTCGGCGCGGGAGCAGCCTGCCTTGGCCATCCGCTTGAGGCGGCCGCGTGGCTCGCCCGCACATTGGCGGCGGCCGGTGATCCGCTTCGTGCCGGCGACATTGTCTTGACCGGGGCACTTGGCCCCATGGTGGCTCTCAAGCCCGGCGACCGGGTGGAAGCGAAAATCGGCGGCCTTGGCAGGGTTGCATTCAGGTATGGGAATTAA
- a CDS encoding 2Fe-2S iron-sulfur cluster-binding protein — protein MPTLTVINRAGNAQQLEAGSGLSVMEVIRDAGYDELLALCGGCCSCATCHVYVEGDVDPGVPGNDENDLLDSSDHRTERSRLACQIRFADDLAGLTIRIAPED, from the coding sequence ATGCCGACACTTACAGTCATTAATCGTGCGGGAAACGCGCAACAACTTGAGGCGGGATCAGGGCTCTCTGTCATGGAGGTCATCCGTGACGCCGGATATGATGAGCTGCTTGCGCTTTGCGGCGGATGCTGCAGTTGCGCGACCTGCCACGTCTACGTCGAAGGCGATGTCGATCCGGGCGTGCCCGGCAACGATGAAAATGACCTTCTCGATAGTTCCGATCACCGTACCGAACGATCTCGCCTGGCGTGCCAAATAAGGTTCGCTGACGATCTTGCGGGACTGACGATACGGATCGCGCCGGAAGACTGA
- a CDS encoding 3-phenylpropionate/cinnamic acid dioxygenase subunit beta — protein MTSVLDRKPDYSTYPTLTQGEARAAAAQLLAMRGEGAPVDDALLAKIERFAKLEARLLDEERYDDWYALLADDLFYWMPLRQNRFRRDARPELDPGNMALFDESKADIAVRIGRIHSNLVWTEDPPTRHVYLITNVEAFETDVSGEYEVHSAFVQYRNRSEHDEATLFGRRRDLLRVSPNGGFEIVRRMILLPQSVLLTKNLSVFF, from the coding sequence ATGACCAGTGTGCTCGACCGCAAGCCTGACTATTCGACCTATCCGACGTTGACTCAAGGCGAGGCGCGCGCCGCTGCGGCTCAACTTCTTGCCATGCGGGGGGAGGGCGCTCCCGTTGACGATGCGCTGCTGGCAAAAATCGAGCGATTTGCCAAGCTCGAGGCGCGCCTCCTCGACGAAGAGCGATATGATGACTGGTACGCCCTTCTGGCGGACGATCTGTTTTACTGGATGCCGCTGCGGCAGAATCGCTTCCGTCGTGACGCAAGGCCGGAATTGGATCCCGGCAATATGGCACTGTTCGATGAATCGAAGGCGGACATCGCGGTACGCATCGGGCGAATCCATTCTAATCTGGTGTGGACGGAAGATCCCCCAACTCGCCATGTTTATCTCATCACGAATGTCGAGGCGTTCGAGACGGACGTCTCGGGTGAGTATGAAGTTCATTCTGCCTTCGTCCAGTACCGCAATCGGTCGGAACATGACGAAGCCACTTTGTTCGGACGTCGTCGTGATTTGCTGCGCGTCAGTCCCAATGGCGGTTTCGAGATTGTGCGGCGGATGATCTTGTTGCCCCAGTCGGTGTTGCTGACCAAAAATCTCTCTGTCTTCTTCTGA
- a CDS encoding AMP-binding protein: MQAERRSDGSILLSNGIALPPVNGTIPQRLAYWANIQPQALFLTQGDRELTYAQAEAERRRIAARLLAMPLSLERPLMLLGQNSIEHALVVLAATSVGIPVAIVSPTYAAPEARPWAKLLRVIGEIDPGLVIADHTDLAVSMLAESGRPGLEVRSLKDLGWIDAVQPINDTIIDAMEADVGLDTVAKLLFTSGSTGHPKAVANTQRMMVSNMLGLSAIWPFLNDRPPVSVDWLPWNHTFGGNCCFNTTLWFGGHSHIDDGRPTLKSIAKTVDALRRWRPTLFYNVPVGFEALLPFLESDPVFARHFFGDLDFIFNGGAPLPTALRKRVEAAALGSVGRVPMIVAGWGSTETAPFSSILYFDQPYANNLGAPMPGTTIKMMPNEDRYELRVRGPNVMPGYWRDPTTTANAFDEEGFYKIGDAAKFADPNDPSAGILFDGRVAENFKLTSGTWVNVGALRLAIVNAGEKLISDVVITGHGRGEVGILLFPNQEACRALLGEDMSAMFGTEAIAEHPLIRERLSAILRRHNDRQMGSSTRIARFMVLAEPPSAHHDEITEKGNVNQRRILERRADLVERLYEDAYAL, translated from the coding sequence GTGCAAGCAGAGCGCCGTAGCGATGGCTCTATCCTGCTCAGCAACGGAATCGCCCTGCCGCCCGTGAACGGCACGATCCCGCAGAGGCTTGCGTATTGGGCAAATATTCAGCCCCAAGCCTTGTTTCTGACCCAGGGTGACCGGGAACTTACTTACGCCCAGGCCGAGGCCGAGCGCCGTCGGATTGCCGCGCGATTGCTAGCGATGCCGCTTTCGCTGGAACGCCCGCTGATGCTCCTTGGGCAGAACAGTATCGAACATGCGCTGGTCGTTTTGGCAGCCACCAGCGTCGGCATTCCTGTGGCAATCGTTTCGCCGACCTACGCCGCGCCTGAAGCGCGCCCCTGGGCAAAGCTGCTGCGCGTCATTGGCGAGATCGATCCTGGTCTTGTCATCGCGGACCACACCGATCTTGCCGTGTCCATGCTTGCGGAAAGCGGGCGTCCCGGGCTTGAGGTGCGCTCGCTCAAGGATCTTGGCTGGATCGATGCCGTGCAGCCCATAAACGATACAATAATCGATGCCATGGAGGCCGACGTCGGTCTCGACACGGTGGCAAAGCTTTTGTTCACGTCCGGATCGACGGGCCATCCCAAGGCGGTTGCAAATACTCAGCGCATGATGGTGTCGAACATGCTGGGTTTGTCGGCAATCTGGCCATTCCTCAATGACCGTCCCCCCGTTTCCGTCGATTGGCTGCCCTGGAACCATACATTTGGCGGCAATTGCTGCTTCAATACGACCCTCTGGTTCGGTGGCCATTCGCATATCGACGACGGTCGACCGACGCTCAAATCGATCGCGAAAACGGTAGACGCCTTGCGTCGTTGGAGACCGACACTTTTCTACAACGTGCCGGTTGGTTTCGAGGCCCTCCTGCCGTTTCTGGAAAGTGATCCCGTCTTCGCCCGTCATTTCTTCGGCGATCTGGACTTCATCTTCAATGGCGGTGCACCGCTGCCTACGGCCCTGAGGAAGAGGGTGGAAGCCGCCGCCCTTGGCAGCGTCGGGCGGGTGCCAATGATCGTCGCTGGCTGGGGTTCCACTGAAACTGCCCCCTTCTCGAGCATCCTGTATTTCGATCAGCCCTATGCCAATAATCTGGGCGCGCCAATGCCCGGCACGACGATCAAGATGATGCCGAATGAAGATCGCTACGAGCTGCGCGTGCGTGGACCCAATGTCATGCCGGGCTATTGGCGGGATCCCACGACCACGGCCAATGCGTTTGACGAAGAGGGGTTCTACAAGATCGGCGACGCGGCCAAGTTCGCGGACCCCAATGACCCATCGGCTGGAATATTGTTCGATGGTCGCGTCGCGGAGAATTTCAAGCTTACCTCTGGAACCTGGGTCAATGTCGGGGCTCTGCGCCTAGCCATCGTCAACGCCGGGGAGAAACTTATCTCCGATGTGGTTATTACAGGGCATGGTCGCGGCGAGGTCGGAATTCTGTTGTTTCCGAACCAGGAAGCCTGTCGCGCGCTGCTGGGCGAGGACATGAGCGCGATGTTCGGTACGGAAGCCATTGCCGAACATCCCCTCATACGTGAACGGCTAAGTGCGATTCTTCGCAGGCACAATGATCGGCAGATGGGGTCGAGCACCCGAATCGCGCGTTTCATGGTGCTTGCTGAACCGCCAAGTGCCCATCATGACGAAATTACCGAGAAGGGGAATGTCAATCAGCGCCGTATCCTCGAGCGCCGAGCGGACCTTGTCGAACGTCTTTATGAAGATGCGTACGCGCTATGA
- a CDS encoding aromatic ring-hydroxylating oxygenase subunit alpha, with translation MTHKAADLVDWTFGTVDRRIFWDPAIYERELERVFARSWLFVAHESQVELPGSFITTYMGEDSVIVARAGAGTINVFLNSCPHRGNRVCFADSGEGRQFTCNYHGWAFGLDGALKKMPKMGLYKSTPGFRMEDWGLKRARVASYKGLVFATFCEEAPSLDEWLGDFRWYLDAVLDAEDGGTEFLPGGATRSVMKCNWKFPADNFVGDIYHALWTHLGGSEPTLGRHGGVKVDNAGSYQVSVNGHGWEFNDSFLGNAATMGDRELLRYMRSRQDAITARLGRFRANMWGSVASATIFPNFSFLPGYFTFRTFQPKGPTQTEIHAWTLVPKNMPEEIKDRFRRGSMRTFSPSGLLEMDDGENWEHSTTANAGWVTRNQRLCYAMAPIGEVEQEGLPGSVSAGQLSDANQRLFYKRWAQMMDAETWADIPVEVAVAEPEAAE, from the coding sequence ATGACGCACAAAGCCGCCGATTTGGTCGACTGGACGTTCGGAACCGTCGATCGCCGTATTTTCTGGGATCCTGCTATATATGAGCGTGAACTCGAGAGAGTTTTTGCGCGCTCATGGTTGTTCGTCGCGCACGAAAGTCAGGTCGAGCTGCCCGGCAGCTTCATCACCACGTATATGGGCGAGGACTCGGTGATCGTCGCCAGGGCAGGCGCGGGTACGATCAACGTGTTCCTCAATTCCTGCCCGCACCGTGGCAACCGCGTCTGCTTTGCCGATAGCGGAGAAGGTCGCCAGTTTACGTGCAACTATCATGGCTGGGCGTTCGGTCTCGATGGTGCGCTCAAGAAGATGCCCAAAATGGGCCTCTACAAATCCACCCCCGGCTTCCGGATGGAGGATTGGGGGCTGAAGCGCGCCCGTGTGGCAAGCTATAAGGGTCTCGTCTTCGCGACCTTCTGCGAGGAAGCACCTTCACTCGACGAGTGGCTGGGCGACTTCCGCTGGTATCTCGATGCCGTGCTGGACGCGGAAGATGGTGGCACCGAATTCCTTCCCGGCGGCGCGACCCGCTCCGTGATGAAGTGCAACTGGAAGTTTCCGGCCGACAATTTCGTCGGGGATATCTACCACGCCCTGTGGACCCATCTTGGTGGCTCAGAGCCGACATTGGGGCGCCATGGCGGCGTCAAGGTCGACAATGCCGGCAGCTATCAAGTGTCCGTCAATGGCCATGGCTGGGAGTTCAACGACAGCTTCCTCGGCAATGCCGCGACGATGGGCGATCGCGAACTGCTGCGGTACATGCGCTCGCGACAGGATGCGATTACCGCTCGCTTGGGGCGGTTCCGCGCCAACATGTGGGGATCGGTCGCCTCTGCAACCATCTTCCCGAACTTCTCGTTCCTTCCCGGCTATTTCACCTTCCGCACCTTCCAGCCCAAGGGGCCGACGCAGACGGAAATCCATGCCTGGACCCTCGTCCCGAAGAACATGCCCGAGGAGATCAAGGACAGATTCCGGCGCGGCTCGATGCGTACCTTCTCGCCCTCCGGCCTGCTCGAGATGGACGACGGCGAGAATTGGGAGCACTCCACCACGGCCAATGCAGGCTGGGTGACGCGAAACCAGCGGCTGTGCTACGCCATGGCGCCAATCGGTGAGGTCGAGCAGGAAGGTCTCCCCGGTTCTGTCAGTGCGGGCCAGCTTTCCGACGCCAACCAGCGGCTGTTCTACAAGCGCTGGGCGCAAATGATGGATGCCGAGACCTGGGCCGATATTCCGGTAGAGGTTGCCGTAGCGGAGCCGGAGGCAGCGGAATGA
- a CDS encoding alpha/beta fold hydrolase — MSEIAEIGRGKSVAALGLETNVHDMGEGRPVVLLHGSGPGVSAWTNWKRVMPVLASDFRVVAPDMAGFGYTERNPDLSYDIKLWVKHLVAILDVLEIEKASLVGNSFGGSLALAAAARHPARFDRLVLMGTPCDKFTMTPGLRAGWDYTPSREAMRAAMTHFPYDPTFITDELVEDRFQASLIPGAQEGLRKLLVKPNDEGDTPLSGMPEGVVSGIEHQTLVLHGREDKVIPVEMGLRLGRAMPNAEFHMFGRCGHWVQAERFDAFVALSRRHLGAGA; from the coding sequence ATGTCTGAAATCGCCGAAATTGGACGCGGAAAATCGGTTGCCGCGCTTGGCCTCGAAACGAATGTCCACGACATGGGTGAGGGGCGGCCGGTGGTGCTTCTTCATGGTTCCGGGCCGGGCGTTTCGGCATGGACCAATTGGAAGCGGGTCATGCCCGTGCTGGCGTCCGACTTTCGTGTGGTCGCTCCCGATATGGCCGGTTTTGGTTACACCGAGCGCAATCCCGATCTCTCCTACGACATCAAGCTTTGGGTGAAGCATCTCGTCGCTATCCTCGATGTGCTCGAGATCGAGAAGGCCAGCCTTGTAGGGAATAGCTTCGGTGGCTCCCTCGCGCTTGCGGCCGCCGCGCGTCATCCCGCCCGGTTCGACCGACTCGTGCTGATGGGCACACCTTGCGACAAGTTTACGATGACGCCCGGCTTGCGCGCTGGCTGGGATTATACGCCCAGCCGCGAGGCAATGCGCGCGGCGATGACGCATTTCCCCTATGATCCCACGTTCATCACCGACGAACTGGTCGAGGATCGCTTTCAGGCAAGCCTGATTCCTGGCGCTCAGGAGGGATTGCGCAAGCTCCTCGTCAAACCGAACGATGAGGGGGACACCCCCCTTTCGGGTATGCCCGAGGGCGTGGTTTCGGGCATCGAGCATCAAACGCTCGTTCTGCATGGCCGGGAGGACAAGGTCATTCCCGTCGAGATGGGGCTGCGCCTGGGACGTGCGATGCCGAACGCGGAATTCCATATGTTCGGTCGCTGTGGACACTGGGTCCAGGCCGAGCGCTTCGACGCCTTCGTAGCACTCTCGCGTCGTCACCTGGGGGCGGGTGCATGA
- a CDS encoding VOC family protein, giving the protein MSSEVEALGYIGLEVSDLAAWRVFAKEELGLQWVPRDDGTIDLRTDQYATRIRLHVGPRDDLAYAGWEVKDGAALAALAARLEGVGVTVDRADAAVAADRRVHSLIRFTDPEGNAHEAFFGPLQKTNDPFVSPTGTRFKTGRQGLGHLVLACRQKATMMEFFTETLGFRLSDHINTEVVPGRPIEISFLRCNGRHHSLALAPVPIPKKIVHLMVEVTTIDDVGRALDRCMKGGRHLTFTLGRHSNDEMLSFYPLTPSGFDVEYGWGGLEVDDESWHVLTHDTNSAWGHIYQRPPKPAKLESVA; this is encoded by the coding sequence ATGAGCAGCGAAGTCGAGGCGCTCGGTTATATCGGGCTCGAGGTTTCGGATCTGGCGGCCTGGCGCGTCTTTGCGAAGGAGGAGCTTGGGCTTCAATGGGTGCCGCGCGATGATGGCACCATCGATCTGCGGACCGATCAATATGCCACGCGAATTCGCCTTCATGTCGGGCCGCGGGATGATCTGGCCTATGCCGGATGGGAAGTGAAGGATGGCGCGGCCTTGGCAGCGCTTGCTGCGCGACTGGAGGGGGTCGGCGTTACGGTCGATCGTGCAGACGCCGCGGTTGCGGCGGACCGGCGCGTACATTCGCTGATTCGTTTCACGGATCCTGAGGGCAATGCGCATGAGGCCTTTTTCGGCCCCTTGCAGAAGACCAATGATCCATTCGTCAGCCCGACCGGAACGCGTTTTAAGACAGGGCGACAGGGCCTGGGGCATCTTGTGCTCGCATGCCGCCAAAAAGCCACGATGATGGAATTTTTTACAGAAACCCTGGGGTTCCGTTTGTCCGATCATATCAACACCGAAGTCGTGCCCGGGCGCCCGATCGAGATCAGTTTCCTGCGCTGCAACGGTCGCCATCACTCGCTCGCCCTCGCGCCTGTCCCCATCCCCAAAAAGATCGTGCATCTCATGGTCGAGGTGACGACGATCGACGATGTGGGGCGCGCGCTCGATCGTTGCATGAAAGGCGGCAGGCATTTGACCTTCACGCTGGGGCGCCATTCGAACGATGAGATGCTGAGCTTCTATCCGCTGACCCCGTCCGGGTTCGACGTCGAATATGGCTGGGGCGGTCTCGAGGTGGACGACGAGAGTTGGCATGTCCTGACGCATGACACCAACTCGGCCTGGGGCCACATCTATCAGCGCCCCCCGAAACCCGCCAAGCTGGAGTCCGTCGCGTGA
- a CDS encoding NAD(P)/FAD-dependent oxidoreductase produces the protein MISCGAPSRHDILIVGGGHAGAQAAVTLRQRGFSGTIGLLNGEPELPYERPPLSKEYLSGEKSFDRILIRPATFWAEKQIDVMPGHVVTAVDAAAHYVMLADGRVHGYGTLIWAAGGNPRRLSCPGNALGGVHSVRTRADVDKMLLELADDPQIVVIGGGFIGLEAAAVLTKRGLAVTLLEALPRVLARVAGEDISRFYEAVHRGHGVDLRMGVVVACLEGRTRVTGVRLSDGTRIPADMVIAGIGILPAVEALLAAGAEGGNGVAVDAYCRTSLPDIYAIGDCALHANPYADGALIRLESVQNAHDQAMVAVCSIMGDPIPYDAVPWFWSNQYDLKLQTVGLSIGYDDVIIRGDPASRSFSAIYLKNGRVIALDCVNAMRDYVQGKALVTARICPDPVRLACTDVPLKTLVQQTA, from the coding sequence ATGATATCCTGCGGGGCGCCTTCCAGGCATGATATCCTCATCGTCGGCGGGGGCCATGCGGGCGCGCAAGCCGCTGTGACGCTGCGACAGCGCGGATTTTCCGGTACGATCGGCCTCCTTAACGGAGAGCCTGAACTGCCCTACGAGCGACCACCTCTGTCGAAGGAATATCTTTCAGGCGAGAAATCGTTCGATCGCATCCTCATCCGTCCTGCCACATTCTGGGCCGAAAAGCAGATCGATGTGATGCCTGGACATGTGGTGACCGCGGTGGATGCAGCCGCGCACTACGTGATGTTGGCTGACGGCAGGGTGCATGGCTATGGCACGCTGATTTGGGCGGCCGGCGGCAATCCGCGCCGTCTCAGTTGCCCAGGGAATGCGCTCGGCGGCGTCCATTCGGTGCGGACCCGCGCCGATGTAGACAAGATGTTGCTCGAGCTGGCTGACGATCCTCAAATCGTGGTCATTGGTGGCGGATTTATAGGCCTGGAAGCAGCAGCCGTGCTGACCAAGCGGGGGCTGGCGGTGACCTTGCTCGAAGCCCTTCCGCGCGTTCTTGCGCGTGTGGCCGGCGAGGATATTTCCCGCTTCTACGAGGCAGTCCATCGAGGTCATGGCGTTGACCTGCGCATGGGCGTGGTGGTCGCCTGCCTGGAAGGGCGGACCCGCGTGACCGGTGTGCGGCTGTCTGACGGAACGCGCATTCCAGCCGATATGGTGATTGCAGGCATTGGTATCCTTCCGGCGGTCGAAGCCCTTTTGGCGGCCGGCGCGGAAGGCGGAAATGGGGTGGCAGTTGATGCCTATTGCCGGACGAGCCTGCCGGACATCTATGCCATCGGCGATTGCGCCCTGCATGCTAACCCCTATGCCGATGGCGCTTTGATACGGCTGGAATCGGTTCAGAACGCGCATGATCAGGCGATGGTTGCGGTTTGTTCGATCATGGGCGATCCGATTCCATACGATGCCGTACCCTGGTTCTGGTCCAATCAGTACGACCTTAAATTGCAAACCGTGGGCCTTTCGATCGGATATGACGATGTCATCATCCGGGGTGATCCGGCCAGCCGAAGCTTTTCGGCGATCTATCTCAAGAATGGTCGGGTCATCGCACTCGACTGCGTCAATGCCATGCGCGACTATGTGCAGGGCAAGGCCCTGGTGACTGCCCGCATCTGTCCCGACCCCGTGCGGCTGGCTTGTACCGATGTCCCGCTCAAGACGCTTGTTCAACAGACGGCCTGA
- a CDS encoding TetR/AcrR family transcriptional regulator, whose protein sequence is MKTTTKTRSTEAIRLDAAAWTDAALELLASNGIDGVRIELLAKRLEVTKGSFYWHFKDRDALHQAMLEQWRKSATLALIERLDRGEASPEARLRRLLRLPIMGQRSARAADVELAVRLWGRREPRAQAALEEIDQLRLRYISGLMMQCGADAPEAEARAILAYSYMRVAATLVATEARETMDRCEALLIGIRPSVEQAS, encoded by the coding sequence ATGAAGACCACAACAAAAACGCGCAGCACGGAAGCGATACGACTGGACGCTGCGGCCTGGACGGACGCCGCATTGGAACTTCTGGCATCGAACGGCATCGACGGCGTTCGGATCGAACTCCTGGCCAAGCGGCTGGAAGTGACGAAGGGCAGCTTCTACTGGCATTTCAAGGATCGCGATGCCTTGCACCAGGCGATGCTCGAACAATGGCGCAAGAGCGCAACGCTGGCGCTGATCGAGCGCCTGGACCGCGGTGAGGCCTCGCCCGAAGCGAGGCTGCGACGACTTTTGCGCTTGCCCATCATGGGGCAACGCTCGGCGCGGGCAGCCGACGTCGAGCTCGCGGTACGTCTCTGGGGGCGGCGCGAGCCGCGCGCGCAGGCGGCACTTGAAGAGATTGATCAGCTGCGCCTTCGCTATATTTCCGGGCTGATGATGCAGTGCGGCGCCGATGCTCCGGAAGCTGAAGCACGCGCTATTCTCGCTTATTCCTATATGCGGGTCGCAGCGACTCTCGTCGCAACCGAAGCGCGCGAAACGATGGACAGATGCGAGGCACTTCTGATCGGCATCAGGCCGTCTGTTGAACAAGCGTCTTGA
- a CDS encoding SDR family NAD(P)-dependent oxidoreductase, with amino-acid sequence MARLAGYRAVVTGAGSGIGRAVVRRYLAEGAHVVAVVRRDSDVAALESEGAVVVVGDVAHFTTAERAVAAVVERWGGLDVYVANAGLWDFHKRLEKQEPAEIDRGFEEIFGVNVKGALHGARASLAALRMSRGSIIATGSNACFLAGGGGVLYTASKFALRGLVMQLAKEFAPEVRVNGVAPGATDTGISGPAALGQGERAMNADADRMAEMQRHMLLGRVSTPEDHASLYVLLASREESAYVTGAMLLSDGGLTISV; translated from the coding sequence ATGGCGCGCCTTGCAGGATATCGCGCGGTCGTGACCGGCGCCGGTTCCGGTATCGGGCGTGCCGTCGTGCGCCGCTACCTGGCCGAGGGCGCGCATGTCGTTGCGGTCGTTCGCCGCGATTCTGATGTTGCCGCGCTCGAAAGCGAGGGCGCGGTCGTCGTCGTTGGCGACGTTGCCCACTTCACCACCGCGGAGCGTGCAGTCGCCGCGGTGGTGGAGCGCTGGGGCGGTCTTGACGTCTATGTCGCCAACGCGGGCCTGTGGGACTTCCACAAGCGTCTGGAAAAGCAGGAACCGGCGGAAATCGACAGGGGGTTCGAGGAGATCTTCGGCGTCAACGTCAAGGGGGCTCTACACGGCGCGCGCGCCAGCCTGGCGGCCTTGCGCATGAGCCGGGGCAGCATCATCGCGACCGGATCGAACGCCTGCTTTCTCGCTGGCGGGGGAGGGGTGCTCTACACGGCCTCGAAGTTCGCTTTGCGCGGTCTTGTCATGCAGCTCGCCAAGGAGTTTGCGCCGGAGGTTCGTGTGAATGGGGTTGCTCCCGGCGCGACGGACACCGGCATCTCCGGCCCCGCTGCACTGGGACAGGGGGAGCGGGCGATGAATGCGGATGCCGACCGCATGGCCGAAATGCAACGCCATATGCTGCTTGGGCGTGTATCGACCCCTGAGGATCATGCATCCCTTTATGTCCTGCTCGCAAGCCGCGAGGAGAGCGCGTACGTCACCGGGGCGATGCTTCTGTCGGACGGCGGGCTCACTATTTCCGTTTGA